The nucleotide sequence gaaaaagaaagtaagCAGAAGGAAAGGCTAAAGAAGCTCTGAAGAATAGCATCAAGGTCTTCATCCATATCTGCAATCGTCGtctgtggtcaaattccaaaggcGAACTCAAGTAATAGGTGGGCGGCTTCAAATCTTCCATTCGTGATAACCCAACATCAAATCCTGGTTCGTGACGAGTTTCAAATTGTTCGTGGCGTACTACAAATCTGAAATCCGTCAAGTTCAAAATTAAGCTTTCAAGCTCTTGAACCATCATCCGTGAGGAGAAGAATCAGAGAACTACATCTCTTTAGATTTAGAGATATTTTAGAGATTGTAACCCCATCACTTGGAATTGAATATAATATTTGTCGCTATATTTCTTGTCTTGATTATTTTTTTTCAGGAGCAAAATTTAGTCGTTACAAAttttggcacgcccagtgggaccatCTCTACCTGTCATCTCTTCTCAACTCTTAACATTCAAGATCACTAAGATGGCTTCAAAGAAGATCGAAGTTGCTGACTCCAAGTTTTCTTCTGACGTTGAAAGTATCCTAAACGTTACTATGGGGAGTCTTGGGCCAATCACCCGGAGCAAGGCGAGCGTCTTGGGGCAACAAGCACTCCAAGTGTCATCTGCACCAATGCATGCTTTGAGATCTTCATCATTCGAAGAAGAAAGGTCCTCTGCTAGCAAGTTAGAGAGAGAAGATAATATTGCAGAAGTTGTGGAGAAAGCTCTTGCTCAACTTACTTTATACAATACCAAGAGTCAGCTTACCCAACCTGATGATGAAGTCTTATGTGTTGGCTCTAGGCCAATCTCACCACATGACATGTTCCAAACTGAGTTCAATCTGTGGGAAGGTCTCAGTTATTCTTCATCATCTGCAATAATCATGGAGGCAATGATGACTAACACTTCGACAATGGAGGAGCAACTTGCAAACCTGACAAAGGCAATTGATGGGTTAACAAAGTATTCTCAAGATCAAGATGTCTGTATCGCAAAATTGACAGGCATAGTTGAAAGCATGATGGATGGAGAATCAAGTCATGCACCTGGAAAGCTTCCTGAAGTCCACGAGAAGGCTGATCCTCCAACAAAACAAGTGTCATCCACCAAAGAACTTCATGTCTCCTCTGAAGGATCAATTCCCATAGAACAATTGAAGGAATTCATTATGGGAACTATCAAGGATAAGTGTGAGGTCGCTTCAAAGTCTTCTCTCACGTACGCAAAGCCGTATACTGCAAGAATCGATAGCCTGAAGATGCCTGGCGGCTATCAACCTCCCAAATTTCAACAGTTCGACGGCAAGGGAAATCCAAAGCAACATGTTGCGCACTTTGTTGAGACATGCAACAATGcagggacttatggagattaccttgtCAAGCAGTTCGTCCTCTCACTAAAGGGgaatgcttttgattggtacacCGACCTCGAGGCTGGATCCATTGATAGTTGGGACCAATTGGAGCAAGAGTTTCTTaatcgcttttatagcacgaGGCGTACTGTGAGCATGGTGGAACTTACAAAAACTCGCCAACAAAAAGATGAACCAGTTATTGACTTTATCAATCgatggaggaatgcaagccttaACTGCAAAGATAGGCTAAGCGAAGCTtctggcatagagatgtgcatccaaggaaTGCTTTGGGGACTTCGTTACATCTTGCAAGGAATTAAGCCCAggacatttgaagaacttgccaCCCGTGCTCATGATATAGAGTTGAGCATGGCTTCTGCGGGAAACGAAGGGTTGTCCATCTACGAACCTCACAAGGGAAGAGATAAGCAAGAAGTCAAGAAATGGAGCAACTTCGTACCCAAAAATGAAAGCAAAGAATCCATGAACGTCAATGCCTCTCCTTTGAAGTTTACTACCAAGGCGAGCAAGAAACAGAGTATAAAAACAACTTCCTCTCAAGACAATGCAAATCAGAAGTTGACTCTCAAAGAGATGCAAGAAAAGGAGTACCCATTCTAGACTCCAATGTGCCTGCAATatttgaagaactcctcgagttaaagcTTATTGAGCTGCCAGAGATGAAGTGACCAGATGAAGTTGGAAAAAGCAATGACCCGaattactgcaaataccatcgGCTTGTAGGTCACCCTCTTGAGAAGTACTTTGttttcaaggacaaagttatggattTGGCTCGTCAAAAGAAGATCGAGCTCGAATTCAAAAAAGCAAGCACAAACCATGTGTCCATTACCTTTGGCTCATTCGATCTGATTGAGATATGCACCTGTGAAGGGAATGAAGATGAAGTACTGTTGGAGGATGACAAAGTCCAAGTTGATCAACCTGATGAAGAAGGATGGACCCTGGTGACTCGTCGAAGACACCGTAAATTGAGTCTGCAAAAAGGATTAACGAAGCAACCGACGAGGAATAAGATGGTGAGAAGACTAAAGAAGCTACAAATTGTTAAGAACACAAAGAAGGTGGAGATAGAGACACTCCATCACCAAAAGTCATGCCACCCGGTGACTTTGGGAGAATTTTTGCCAAGTTGGTTTCGCACGAGGATTTCTGACGATGATGATAAGGCCTTATGTTGTAATGCTgataaagaagaagaggaaaagaatgaAGTCAAGTCAACACTCTCACCATCACTGTCTAATAGTCTTGTTGAGTCCTCCTTCCGAGAAGCAGATGTCTGTAATACAAAAATCACCTTCACTGAAGACGATCTCCTACTTGGTGAGACACCACACAATCGCCCTTTGTTTATGGTGGACTATGTGCTCGAGAGGAGGATAAACAGAATCTTGATAGATGACGGATCTGCAGTTAATATTCTTCCCATTCGCATAATGAAAGAACTCGGCATCTCAACTGAAGGACTTTCTGAAAGACGACTGATGATTCAAGGATTCAATCAAGGAGGACAAAGGGCCATATGAGCTATCAAGCTGGAAATCGCCATGGGAGATATGCAATCAACTGCATGGatgcatgtgatcgatgcaaagacttcatacaatttGTTGCTTGGCAGGCCGGGGATACACGAGAACAAAGTTGTCCCATCAACTTACTACCAATCTTTGAAATATAATAAAGATGGAGTCGAAAATAAGATAGTTGCTGATAACAAGCCATTCTCTGAAGCCGAGGCATACTTTgctgatgcaaagttctacttgaagaaccacaTCATGAAGGGAGTAAAAGTTGATGACATCACGAAggccaaaggcaagaaaatagCTCCTTTATTTCGTTATGTCCCAAAAGTGAAGAAAGATGAAGGAGAATCATCAAGCCTCCAAAAAGGTGCACTAAGAGAATTAACCCTTCCTATCAAGCAGATTGATACCATAAAGTTATCTTCAAAGCTATTGGAAAATTTTGTGGCCCCTAACATGCCTCAAAATAAGGCACTCCCTATGAAACACACAAATGAAGGTTTTGATCTGAATGCTTACAGGTTGTTCGCAAAGGCTAGATATGATCCCAATGAACCATCTAAGTTAGGAAAGCTCCCACCTGAAGCTACTAGGAAAGCAAACACGATGAAGGATAATGAGCATATGGTGAAGCAATCACGTGAGGGTCTAGGTTACAAACAACCCCCACCAGTTTGCATCTCCATTGGAAGAGCAAGTATTAACTATATCACGACGGAAGATGAACCCGCTGATCCTAATAAAaggccttctgtctttgatcgacttggagaACCAACTACAAGAACTTCTGTATTTGAGAGGTTGGGACCATTGAAAAGGAAGAAGAATAAGTCCCAAAGAAATTATGAAAAGATAAGAAGACCTTTGCTATCTAGAGTCCAAAGTATCTCCAAAGAGTGTCACAGCCTGGTACCTTCCAGAATGAGGCGACAATCAGAACTTTTGATTTCATGCGGAGAGGTACTCAAAGTGAAGACTCGCACAGTGGTCCACACTAGAGAGCGtgacgaagatgaagaaagtgtaggATCTTCATATCACCTTACTGCAAATGAGGAGCAATACACTTCATCCCTAAGGAAATTTGACGAATATTTGGGAGATGCCTCTTGGTGTGGCCATATATCTTTTAATGATGGTGATCCTCAAAAAGACGAAGATGCCGAGGACGCTCCTGCGGAACtagaagaaggaattaaaatgACTGTTGATACATTAAAAGAAGTCAACCTTAGCACTGCAGAAGACTCCAGGCCCACCTATGTAAGGGCCCTATTAACCACAGATGAAGAAAACACTTATGTGGAGctactcaaataatatagagatgtctttgcttggagctACAAAGAGATGCATGGTTTAGATCCTAAGGTATCAGTTCATCATCTCTCAGTCAAGAAAGGAGCTCGTCCTGTTAAGCAAGCCCAAAGACGCTTCAAGCCAGAATTGATCCCATCAATCAAAGCCGAGGTCAATAAACTCATCGAAGCTGGTTTCATTTGGGAGGTTAAATATCCTTCATGGGTTTCAAGCATTGTTcctgtgaagaagaagaatggccaaATTCGAGTTTGTGTCGATTTTAGAGACCTCAATAATGCATTCCCTAAGGACGAATTTCTGCTCCCCATTCCAAAGCTTATGATTGATGCCACCGCCGGATACGAGGAGATGTCTTTCATGGACGGATCAtccggctacaatcaaatacGTATGACatcaaaagatgaagagcttactgcgtTTCACACTCCTAAAGGCATTTATTGCTAcaaagtaatgccttttggcttgaagaatgctggcGCCACATATCAAAGGGCAATGCAGAATATCTTTGACGACATCCTCCACAAGAATGTGGAATGCTATGTGGATGATTTAGTGGTGAAATCAAGAAAGAGAGGAGACCACTTACAAGGCTTAAGAATGCTGTTCGAATGACTCCGGCGATATCAACTCAGAATGAACCcgttgaaatgtgcctttggagttacttctagAAAATTCCTTGGCTTCATTGTTCGACATCAAGGGATTGAGATAGATCAAGCCAAGTTGATGCCATCTTGAAAATGCCCGAGCCCAAAAATATACATGAACTGAAAAGTCTACAAGGAAAATTGGCGTACCTTAGAAGATTCATCTCAAATCTAGCAGGGAAGTGCCAACCTTTTAGCCGGCTCATGAAGAAGGGTATACCTTTTGAATGAGACCAAGCTTGTAGCAATTCATTCCAAAGCATCAAATCCTACTTGATGAAACCTCCAGTTCTGGTAGCCCCTATACCAGGAAAGCCATTGATTCTATATATTGCAGCCCAAGAAAGGTCAGTGGGAGCCCTTTTGGCCCaggaaaatggtgaaaataaagaaaattccCTCTACTACTTGAGTAGGATGATGACCCCAAATGAGCTAAAGTATTCTCCGATCGAAAAGTTGTGTTTAGCGTTGGGTTTCGCAATTCAAAAgctgaagcactactttcaagctcatgtcatCCGTCTCGTCTCAAGGGCGAACCCGATCAAGTTTGTTATGTCAAAACTCGTCCTGAATGATCGATTAGCAAGGTGGtatctccaatttcaacaattcgagattGTGTATATCCCACAAAAAGCCGTGAAAGGACAAGCTTTGGCAGATTTCTTGGCATATCATCCAATTCCTGATGATTGGAAGTTGACtgatgaactacctgatgaggatgTGATGGTCATCGAAGTGCAACCACcgtggaaaatgtattttgatggtgCCGCACATCGTGAGGGAGCTGGTGCAGGTGTTGTGTTTGTCACTTCTCAAGGGGAAGTCTTGCCATATTCCTTCACCTTAACACAACATTGCACCAACAACGTTGCGGAATATCAAGCACTTATACTTGGGCTTGAGATGGCCGTTGAAATGAGACAACTCCAATTACATATTTTTGGAGACTCTGAGTTAGTGATCAATCAATTGCTAGGTAGCTACAAGGTCAAAAAGCCAGAGTTGCGTCGTTATTATGATTATGCACAAAAATTGATTGGATGGCTTGGCAATGTAACTCTTTAGCATGTGCTAAGGAAGGAAAATAAGAAGGCTGACGCCCTAGCTACTCTAGCTTCAACATTGACTCTGCCTGGCCAGACACAAATCACTATCTGCCAAAAATGGATAGTGCCGCCAGatgagaacgaggatgaagaaagcAAGCTCGAGCGTTTGGTAGCCGTCGCTGAAGCTGTGAAGGTTGATTGGCGACAAACCATGATCGACTACTTATgttatgggatacttccagaagaTCCAAGAAGAAAGACCGAAATTCGTCGGCGTGCCCTttgcttcctttactacaaagacaCTTTGTATCGAAGATCATTTGAGGGAGTTCTCTTGCGTTGTTTAGGGGAAGATGAAGCAACTCAAGCTATGCGAGAGGCACACTCTGGAGTTTGTGGATCACATCAATCCAggccaaagctccacttccacaTTAAGAGGATGGGTTACTACTGGCCGACAATGGTGAAAGATTGCTTAGATTATGCTCGGAGATGCAAGGCTTGCCAGTTTCACGCAAATTTTATACACCAACCTCCTGAAATGTTACACCCTACTGTTGCATCTTGGCCATTTGATGCTTGGGGATTAGATATTGTTGGACCACTTCCAAAATCTTCTGGAGGACATCTATACATCTTGGCCGCAACtgattatttctcaaaatgggcaGAGGCCGTCGTTCTCAAGGAAGTGAAGAAAGAGAATGATGCAAACTTCATTCGAGTGAACATCATATATAGTTTCGGCATTCCTAGTTATATAATAACAAATAACGGCAAACCATTCGATAACAAATTGATGACCAAGATCTGTGAActttttggcttcaagcaacataATTCGTCAATGTATTATGCTGCTGCAAATGGACTAGCCAAAGCATTTAACAAGATGCTTTGAAACTTGTTGAAGAAGTTTGTCTCCAAGTCTAAAAGAGATTGGCATGACAGAATGGAAGAAGCTTTGTGGGCATATCGTACGACTCATCGCACGCCGACACAAGCAACTCCTTATTCTCTTGTTTATGGAGTCGAAGCAGTTCTTCCTCTTGAGCGTCAAATACCGTCCTTGTGACTCGCTGTCCAAGAAGGTCTTACTGAGGAAGAAAATGCTCGCCTGCGCCTTGAAGAACTTGAGTCCCTTGATGAAAAAGGctagaagctcaacaaagtcttgAATGTTTTCAAGCTCGTCTTTCTCgtgctttcaacaaaaaggttcgCTTGAGGTCCTTCCAAGTTGGCGATCAAGTTCTTGCAGTAAGAAGACCTATTATCACCTCTCACAAATCTGGGGGCAAATTCACTTCAAAGTGGGATGGTCCATATGTTGTGCAAGAAGCCTATTCAAGTGGAGCTTACAAGTTAGTTGATGCAGATGACATGAGAATTGGCCCTATCAATGGGAAGTTTTTGAAGAGGTACTATCCTTGAAGAATAAACGCTCCTcgacgcacgagcctaaactgcaagtcatgaagCTCCTtaatgcacgagcctaaactgcatgctGCTACGCTCCTTGACACAAGAATCTAAACTGCATGTTGCAATTCTCCTGGcccgcatgagcctaaactgtgAACGACACCCAAAAAAAAGGGAGTCCGCTAGGTcaaaaacctcgaaagaggcggcctaggcaaaagttaggacacaaaaaaaaaatctcacCTATTTTGAACTAcgttatgacttgatcctcttcaacgaggtacgtaggcagcttagagttttattctaagttcagtcgcataagcTTAAAAAAAATGTGTGGAATACATGATTCATGCGAATCTGGAAGTTCACTGTAGTCGCGTCAACTTCGTGAATTTTCTGTTCACAGTACGAAAATAGTTCTATTATGAAATTTATATTAGTTTTAGATCTCCGGGCCTTTTTTCTAACGATACATACGGATTGCAATTCCGACACTCGAAGCTCAAGATACAATTATTTTCGCCGAAGGTATGCAAATCTGAAAATTCACTGCAGTTGAGTCGACTTCGTGAATTTTTTGTTCATAGTCCGAAAAgaattctattatgaaatttaTATGAGTTTTTAGATCTACGGGCCTTCTTTCTAACGGTACATACGGATTGCAATTCCGACACTCCAACCTCAAGATACAATTATTTTTGCCGAAGGTACGCAAATCTAAAAATTCACTGCAGTTGAGTCGACTTCGTGAATTTTCTGTTCACAGTCCGAAAAGAGTTTTGTTATGAAATTATAAAAGTTTTAGATCTCCGAGTCTATTTTCTGACATCGCAAACGGCTTGTGATTTGGATGCTCCTATCTCGAGATGTGATTTATTTTGTGCAGAGTGCGCAAAGCTGTGAGCTAAACACGGGCCAGACGTGTAGATCGACTTTGAAAATTAATTCCAGCTGATACAAAAGGAGATTCGTGCTAATTTTTTGATACGTTTCAGTCCTATGAGTCTAGTTTCGGTAGAAGCAAGCGGCTTATTATTTGAAGTCTCCTACAGCAAAATATGAATTCTTTTTCGCGAAACAACAAAACCAACATACAAGACATATGCTGAAATTTAAGAAGGAAATAGTTGGGAGTAACAGAGGGAATCCAGGTCTCAAAGAGAAATATcacatattaaaaaaaataaagatactTTTATTTCTCCAAGACATAAGTACTCCATTACATGATATTAGTTGTAAAAAAAATCGCAAGTCGAGAATcctaagcaaaaaaaaaagaaaaaaaaaactctaaaatgatggaaaaggTTTGAAGCTAAGGATTTGTTGGCGGCTTGTCTCAACTGCCCCTTTCAGGAGGGATAATTTCTCTGCTTCATCGTCAGATAATTGATGATTGACTTCAATGGTATAAATCTCCCCTTCGGTAACGTCAACGTTCTCTTGACTTTTAGCCAACTTCACCTGTTGTTTGTCCAAGAGTGCGACGATCTTCTTCTTTCTGGAGGCCAAGGAAGCTAGCTGTTGTTCAACATTCGCAA is from Nicotiana tabacum cultivar K326 chromosome 18, ASM71507v2, whole genome shotgun sequence and encodes:
- the LOC107783815 gene encoding uncharacterized protein LOC107783815; protein product: MKPPVLVAPIPGKPLILYIAAQERSVGALLAQENGENKENSLYYLSRMMTPNELKYSPIEKLCLALGFAIQKLKHYFQAHVIRLVSRANPIKFVMSKLVLNDRLARWYLQFQQFEIVYIPQKAVKGQALADFLAYHPIPDDWKLTDELPDEDVMVIEVQPPWKMYFDGAAHREGAGAGVVFVTSQGEVLPYSFTLTQHCTNNVAEYQALILGLEMAVEMRQLQLHIFGDSELVINQLLGSYKVKKPELRRYYDYAQKLIGWLGNTQITICQKWIVPPDENEDEESKLERLVAVAEAVKVDWRQTMIDYLCYGILPEDPRRKTEIRRRALCFLYYKDTLYRRSFEGVLLRCLGEDEATQAMREAHSGVCGSHQSRPKLHFHIKRMGYYWPTMVKDCLDYARRCKACQFHANFIHQPPEMLHPTVASWPFDAWGLDIVGPLPKSSGGHLYILAATDYFSKWAEAVVLKEVKKENDANFIRVNIIYSFGIPSYIITNNGKPFDNKLMTKICELFGFKQHNSSMYYAAANGLAKAFNKML
- the LOC142172440 gene encoding uncharacterized protein LOC142172440 encodes the protein MEEALWAYRTTHRTPTQATPYSLVYGVEAVLPLERQIPSLLEAQQSLECFQARLSRAFNKKVRLRSFQVGDQVLAVRRPIITSHKSGGKFTSKWDGPYVVQEAYSSGAYKLVDADDMRIGPINGKFLKRYYP